A genomic region of Trifolium pratense cultivar HEN17-A07 linkage group LG3, ARS_RC_1.1, whole genome shotgun sequence contains the following coding sequences:
- the LOC123914325 gene encoding uncharacterized protein LOC123914325 has product MNNSRRTGMSTLRRQACRRSVEDLSSSRTSRSIFSGSTGVSHTDYSDVFGGPPRSLLVHRFSSSDNLYDEIYRLPEFIPPVEKVDMTLPVFRIPVRNEGFFSDIFGSDDDRKSRDRSGSLSKANSSSALSSEELSPCRPTIGDEVPLSGFTSKLRRPMSVPWKLNSSTMLSEEYPSKQGVSYFPCNVQSFGIQDQDNEYKTNFKSSPHGFSKKVSSPETTSFGSNSYRGVKVFADDWELNSPSESKCSVHDHVHSEQIIQQDDDGGESDDDYSDDDDFISSYVIEINSNLRREDCEASDIDEAIAWAKEKFQSGSSDEESSMRDNGNDKTVPKQGSRDASEYHADGIGKVQHPKKQRTDTEKLDENIRMWSSGKESDIRLLLSTLHHILWPESGWHTIPLVNLIEKSQVKRAYQKARLCLHPDKLQQKGATILHKYVAEQAFSILQDAWAAFISEDVSL; this is encoded by the exons ATGAACAATTCCCGGAGAACTGGTATGAGCACATTGCGGCGTCAAGCTTGCCGCCGATCAGTGGAGGACCTTTCATCTTCCCGGACGAGCCGGTCCATTTTCTCCGGCAGCACCGGCGTTTCTCACACAGACTACTCCGATGTCTTTGGAGGACCACCTAGATCCCTTCTCGTTCACAGATTCTCTAGCTCGGACAATCTTTACGATGAAATTTACCGGTTGCCGGAATTTATACCTCCGGTGGAGAAGGTTGACATGACCTTGCCCGTGTTCAGGATTCCGGTGAGAAACGAAGGATTTTTTAGTGATATATTTGGGTCGGACGATGACCGGAAATCAAGAGACCGATCGGGATCACTTTCAAAGGCGAATTCGTCGTCGGCACTGAGTTCTGAGGAACTAAGTCCTTGCCGGCCGACGATCGGAGACGAGGTGCCACTGTCTGGTTTTACTTCAAAGCTGAGAAG GCCAATGAGTGTCCCATGGAAATTGAACTCCTCAACTATGTTGTCTGAGGAATATCCAAGTAAACAAGGGGTGTCATATTTTCCATGCAATGTTCAATCATTTGGAATTCAAGATCAGGATAATGAATACAAGACAAACTTCAAAAGCTCTCCTCATGGATTCTCAAAAAAAGTCTCGTCCCCTGAAACTACGAGTTTCGGATCCAATTCATATCGAGGTGTTAAAGTATTCGCGGATGATTGGGAGCTCAACTCCCCATCTGAGTCAAAATGTTCAGTTCATGATCATGTGCATTCAGAACAAATTATACAACaggatgatgatggtggtgaaAGTGATGATGATTACAGCGATGATGACGATTTTATAAGCTCTTATGTCATAGAAATTAACTCCAATCTCAGAAGGGAAGATTGTGAAGCATCAGATATTGATGAAGCAATTGCATGGGCCAAAGAGAAGTTTCAATCAGGAAGCTCTGATGAAGAGTCAAGCATGAGAGATAATGGCAATGATAAGACTGTCCCAAAACAAG GAAGCCGTGATGCAAGTGAATACCATGCTGATGGAATTGGAAAAGTTCAACATCCTAAG AAACAAAGGACTGACACAGAGAAGTTGGATGAAAATATAAGAATGTGGTCATCTGGCAAAGAATCCGACATCCGGCTACTGCTTTCAACACTACATCAT ATTCTATGGCCTGAGAGTGGCTGGCACACTATTCCTCTTGTGAATTTAATAGAAAAATCACAAGTGAAGAGGGCTTATCAGAAAGCAAGGTTATGCCTACATCCAGACAAACTACAACAAAAAGGAGCAACAATCCTACACAAGTATGTAGCAGAGCAGGCTTTCTCCATTCTTCAG GATGCATGGGCAGCATTCATTTCAGAAGATGTTTCCTTATGA